A stretch of Candidatus Vicinibacter affinis DNA encodes these proteins:
- a CDS encoding ribonuclease HII has protein sequence MKLKSYYKKNVYEAGCDEAGRGCLAGPVVAAAVMLDPDKPIKGLNDSKQLSDLHRRELRDEILEKALAYAICDLSPGEIDRLNILRASLQAMANCVLQLNPKPEFILVDGNKTIPILHIAQLAIIKGDSLYQSIAAASILAKTSRDDMMIRLHEEFPVYGWNQNKAYPTKFHRNMILLHGPSHHHRKSFKVSAPDLSKSLF, from the coding sequence GTGAAACTCAAATCATATTATAAAAAAAATGTATATGAAGCCGGATGTGACGAAGCGGGCAGGGGATGCCTTGCCGGACCGGTCGTTGCAGCAGCCGTAATGCTTGATCCGGACAAGCCAATTAAAGGACTCAATGACAGTAAACAATTGTCTGATCTCCATCGCAGAGAACTCAGGGACGAAATTTTAGAGAAGGCATTGGCCTATGCTATTTGCGATCTTTCACCCGGGGAAATTGACCGGCTCAACATTCTTCGGGCCAGTCTGCAGGCCATGGCAAATTGTGTCTTGCAATTAAATCCCAAACCTGAATTTATCCTCGTGGATGGCAACAAAACCATACCCATACTACACATCGCACAACTTGCCATCATCAAAGGTGACAGCTTGTATCAATCAATTGCTGCCGCTTCAATTCTCGCCAAAACCAGCAGAGATGATATGATGATCAGGCTTCATGAAGAATTTCCTGTGTATGGCTGGAATCAAAATAAAGCTTATCCCACAAAATTCCACCGCAACATGATCCTCTTACACGGCCCTTCTCATCATCATAGAAAAAGTTTTAAAGTAAGCGCACCCGATTTATCCAAAAGTCTTTTTTAA
- a CDS encoding Bax inhibitor-1/YccA family protein, with amino-acid sequence MAFKNPFQLKTGSSPLLRESVLTNQDNLGDVIGTERMTVSGAINRSLILGFILVVTSCISYVMPSTIFLWIGIIGGLICVIAAAFKTQWSPILAPLYVAFEGLFVGAVSFMYASLFNGIVFQAVSLTLAVFFLMLFLYKSGIIKVNDTFRSVIIGATGAIALVYLVSIVLGFFNIQVPFIFGNGLFGIGFSVLVVGIAAFNLMLDFDFFDKGESAGLPKYMEWYAAMGLWVTLIWLYLEMLRLLSKLSSRD; translated from the coding sequence ATGGCATTTAAAAATCCATTTCAACTTAAGACAGGATCCAGTCCATTATTGAGGGAGTCAGTACTGACCAATCAAGACAATCTGGGAGATGTAATTGGTACAGAGCGCATGACTGTCAGTGGGGCAATCAACAGATCACTGATACTTGGATTTATTTTAGTGGTTACCTCCTGCATTTCATATGTAATGCCCAGCACTATTTTTTTGTGGATAGGAATTATCGGGGGGTTGATTTGTGTGATTGCAGCGGCATTTAAAACACAATGGTCTCCCATTTTGGCACCTTTATACGTGGCCTTTGAGGGACTTTTTGTTGGCGCGGTATCGTTTATGTATGCCAGTTTGTTTAATGGAATAGTTTTTCAGGCAGTGTCGCTTACGCTGGCTGTATTTTTTCTGATGTTATTTCTGTACAAGTCAGGAATCATAAAAGTGAATGATACATTCAGATCGGTTATCATTGGTGCTACCGGGGCGATTGCTTTGGTTTATTTGGTGTCGATAGTGCTTGGATTTTTTAATATACAAGTCCCTTTTATTTTTGGCAACGGTTTATTTGGAATTGGCTTCAGTGTTTTGGTCGTAGGCATTGCAGCATTTAACCTTATGCTGGACTTTGACTTTTTTGACAAGGGAGAATCAGCAGGTCTTCCGAAATACATGGAATGGTATGCTGCCATGGGACTTTGGGTGACTCTGATTTGGTTGTATCTGGAGATGCTCAGGCTGTTGTCCAAATTGTCCAGTAGGGATTAA